The following are encoded together in the Streptomyces tsukubensis genome:
- a CDS encoding lysine N(6)-hydroxylase/L-ornithine N(5)-oxygenase family protein — MHDFIGIGLGPFNLGLAALTEPIGELDGLFLESKPQFEWHAGMFLDGAHLQTPFLSDLVTLADPTSPYSFLAYLKEAGRLYSFYIRENFYPLRAEYDDYCRWAAGKLSSVKYSTTVRSVSHDERDGLYTVLTTAGETHRARRLVLGTGTPPYVPEACEGLGGDVLHNSRYLPHKKALQSKRSITLVGSGQSAAEIYQDLLSEIDVHGYRLNWVTRSPRFFPLEYTKLTLEMTSPEYVDYFHGLPEETRYRLEAGQKSLFKGIDGDLVNDIYDLLYEKNLAGPVPTRLLTNTALCTASYDEESGHYTLGLRQEEQGREFELVTEGLILATGYRYRIPRFLDPVRDRLRFDGHGRFDVARNYSVDTTGNGVFLQNAGVHTHSITSPDLGMGAYRNAYIIRELLGRDYYPVEKSIAFQEFAAPEGTLV; from the coding sequence GTGCACGACTTCATAGGCATCGGCCTCGGACCGTTCAACCTGGGGCTCGCCGCGCTGACGGAGCCGATCGGCGAACTCGACGGCCTCTTCCTTGAGTCGAAGCCGCAGTTCGAGTGGCACGCCGGTATGTTCCTCGACGGGGCTCACCTCCAGACGCCGTTCCTCTCCGACCTGGTCACGCTGGCCGACCCCACCTCGCCGTACTCCTTCCTCGCCTATCTGAAGGAGGCCGGGCGGCTCTACTCGTTCTACATCCGCGAGAACTTCTATCCGCTGCGCGCCGAGTACGACGACTACTGCCGCTGGGCCGCGGGGAAGCTCAGCAGCGTCAAGTACTCCACCACCGTACGGAGCGTCAGCCACGACGAGCGGGACGGCCTCTACACGGTCCTCACCACGGCGGGCGAGACCCACAGGGCCCGCAGGCTCGTACTGGGCACCGGCACCCCGCCGTACGTGCCGGAGGCGTGCGAGGGGCTCGGCGGTGACGTGCTGCACAACTCCCGCTATCTGCCGCACAAGAAGGCCCTCCAGTCCAAGAGGTCGATCACCCTGGTGGGCAGCGGGCAGAGCGCGGCCGAGATCTACCAGGACCTGCTGTCCGAGATCGACGTGCACGGCTACCGGCTGAACTGGGTGACCCGCTCCCCGAGGTTCTTCCCCCTCGAATACACCAAACTCACCCTGGAGATGACCTCACCCGAGTACGTGGACTACTTCCACGGGCTGCCGGAGGAGACCCGCTACCGGCTGGAGGCGGGGCAGAAGAGCCTCTTCAAGGGCATCGACGGCGACCTGGTCAACGACATCTACGACCTGCTCTACGAGAAGAATCTCGCGGGCCCGGTCCCCACCCGCCTCCTGACCAACACCGCACTGTGTACGGCCTCCTACGACGAGGAGAGCGGCCACTACACGCTGGGGCTCCGACAGGAGGAGCAGGGGCGGGAGTTCGAGCTGGTCACCGAGGGGCTGATCCTCGCCACCGGATACCGCTACCGGATTCCCCGCTTCCTCGACCCGGTGCGCGACCGGCTCCGCTTCGACGGTCACGGCCGTTTCGACGTGGCACGCAACTACAGCGTCGACACCACGGGGAACGGCGTCTTCCTTCAGAACGCCGGGGTGCACACCCACTCCATCACCTCACCCGACCTGGGCATGGGCGCCTACCGCAACGCGTACATCATCCGCGAGCTGCTGGGGCGCGACTACTACCCGGTCGAGAAGTCCATCGCGTTCCAGGAGTTCGCGGCACCGGAAGGCACCCTCGTATGA
- a CDS encoding CynX/NimT family MFS transporter codes for MSIGLIIAICLVAANLRTSLTGVGTLLPAIEQGSGLTASWGGLLSTLPLLTFAATSPLVARASHRFGTARLMVVALGALAVGTVVRSLPSVLCLFVGTVVLSAAIAFGNVLLPALIRRSVPAHRMQSISALYVTVMGITAAVSSGISAPLSHTLPGSWHTALAWGVAFTVAGFLAWLPRLRGDRPQASTGAAHSPVPWRSRLAWQVSIYMGLQSLAFYTVVAWLPSILIHRGTSSTTAGWMLFYYQLIALAASSLLPLLTRGHHDQRWTAAGASVAVAGGFVVLVSAPSLSIVACTLLGLGGGACLVLALTFQSQRAGSSGEAAALAGMAQSIGYLIAAAGPLLLGILHDTTSSWTLPLVILVVLSVAMAAAGHGAGQDRHVRHSAR; via the coding sequence GTGTCGATCGGGCTCATCATCGCGATCTGCCTCGTAGCGGCGAATCTGCGTACCAGTCTCACCGGCGTCGGCACGCTGCTGCCCGCGATCGAGCAGGGCAGCGGACTGACGGCGAGCTGGGGCGGGCTGCTGAGCACCCTCCCGCTGCTGACGTTCGCCGCGACCTCGCCGCTGGTGGCCAGGGCCTCGCACCGGTTCGGCACCGCACGCCTGATGGTGGTGGCCCTTGGCGCGCTGGCCGTCGGGACCGTGGTCCGGTCGCTTCCCTCTGTGCTCTGCCTGTTCGTCGGGACGGTGGTCCTCTCCGCCGCCATCGCGTTCGGCAATGTGCTGCTGCCCGCCCTCATCAGGCGGAGCGTGCCCGCACACCGCATGCAGAGCATCAGCGCCCTCTACGTCACGGTCATGGGCATCACGGCCGCGGTCTCCTCCGGGATCTCCGCGCCGCTCTCCCACACCCTGCCGGGCAGCTGGCACACCGCCCTCGCCTGGGGTGTCGCCTTCACCGTCGCCGGGTTCCTCGCCTGGCTGCCCCGACTGCGGGGTGACAGGCCCCAGGCCTCGACCGGTGCGGCCCACAGTCCTGTCCCCTGGCGGTCGCGGCTGGCGTGGCAGGTCAGCATCTACATGGGCCTACAGTCCCTGGCCTTCTACACCGTCGTCGCGTGGCTGCCCAGCATCCTCATCCACCGTGGCACCTCAAGCACCACGGCCGGATGGATGCTCTTCTACTACCAGCTCATCGCCCTGGCGGCCAGCAGTCTCCTGCCCCTGCTCACCCGGGGCCACCACGATCAGCGGTGGACCGCGGCCGGGGCGTCCGTCGCCGTAGCGGGTGGCTTCGTCGTACTGGTCTCCGCGCCCTCGCTGTCCATCGTGGCATGCACCCTGCTCGGTCTGGGCGGCGGCGCCTGCCTCGTCCTCGCGCTGACCTTCCAGAGCCAACGCGCGGGCAGCTCCGGCGAAGCCGCCGCGCTGGCGGGCATGGCGCAGTCCATCGGTTACCTCATCGCGGCGGCCGGGCCGCTCCTCCTCGGCATCCTGCATGACACCACGAGCAGTTGGACCCTTCCACTCGTGATCCTGGTCGTCCTCAGTGTCGCCATGGCAGCGGCAGGACACGGCGCGGGCCAGGACCGCCACGTACGTCACTCCGCCCGCTGA
- a CDS encoding SDR family NAD(P)-dependent oxidoreductase, with amino-acid sequence MSGATTVITGGASGLGLVMARHLVKAGRSVTLVGRDAARTRAAADSLRDLAPTDSGRDAARPRTYAADLEQWSRARALAAELAADGRPVDVLINNAGAAFPRYEQTPDGAERTYALNHHAPFLLTHALLAAGVLTPEARIINMSSFVEKRGKLDTTDPDVAGTSWGKRFYHQVNVYATSKLVSLLAARDLAQRLPAGMSLYNANPGMVRGTAMNSNAGGLMRLTAPLFRPFSITPDEGVRTPVGLADASPAPRPSGGFFTDSHPDTPSPTALNDALARTVYTRTATLLGVEPLTT; translated from the coding sequence ATGAGTGGCGCGACCACGGTGATCACGGGCGGAGCCTCGGGCCTGGGCCTGGTCATGGCTCGCCACCTGGTCAAGGCCGGCCGGAGCGTCACCCTCGTCGGCCGCGACGCGGCACGCACCCGGGCCGCCGCCGACAGCCTGCGCGACCTGGCCCCCACGGACAGTGGCAGGGACGCGGCACGACCGAGGACGTACGCCGCCGACCTGGAACAGTGGTCGCGGGCGCGGGCGCTGGCAGCGGAACTGGCCGCCGACGGCCGCCCGGTGGATGTGCTCATCAACAACGCGGGAGCGGCGTTCCCTCGGTACGAGCAGACGCCGGACGGCGCGGAGCGCACCTACGCGCTCAACCACCACGCCCCGTTCCTGCTGACCCACGCCCTCCTGGCCGCGGGAGTGCTCACGCCCGAAGCGCGGATCATCAACATGTCCTCGTTCGTGGAGAAGCGCGGCAAGCTCGACACCACCGATCCGGATGTCGCGGGAACTTCGTGGGGCAAGCGTTTCTACCACCAGGTCAACGTCTACGCGACGAGCAAACTGGTCAGCCTCCTGGCCGCGCGGGACCTCGCACAACGTCTGCCGGCCGGCATGAGCCTCTACAACGCCAATCCCGGCATGGTCAGGGGCACAGCGATGAACAGCAACGCGGGCGGGCTGATGCGGCTGACCGCCCCGCTGTTCCGCCCGTTCTCCATCACCCCGGACGAGGGCGTGCGGACCCCGGTCGGGCTCGCCGACGCCTCACCCGCACCGCGCCCAAGCGGCGGCTTCTTCACCGATTCCCATCCGGACACGCCTTCGCCCACGGCCCTGAACGACGCTCTCGCGCGCACCGTCTACACCAGAACGGCGACCCTCCTCGGGGTGGAGCCCCTCACGACGTAG
- a CDS encoding GNAT family N-acetyltransferase, with protein MTDHGPTPDTTPAIRLTREDAGLGTFAVRDLDPLADTELLFLWVTHPKAAFWLMGEATLPEIERAYMSIAAAEHQDAFLGLHEGQPAFLVERYDPAHVELKGLYDPEPGDVGMHFLTAPTSAPLHGFSLGVLVTVMDFLFSDPATARVVVEPDVRNTAVHALNEAVGFEVVTRIAKPEKDALLSVCTRERYEAARAAVEGVSAR; from the coding sequence ATGACCGACCACGGCCCCACCCCCGACACCACCCCGGCGATACGTCTCACCCGGGAGGACGCCGGCCTCGGCACCTTCGCCGTAAGGGATCTCGACCCGCTGGCCGACACCGAACTGCTCTTCCTCTGGGTCACCCACCCCAAGGCGGCGTTCTGGCTGATGGGCGAGGCGACCCTGCCGGAGATCGAACGCGCGTACATGTCCATCGCGGCCGCCGAGCACCAGGACGCCTTTCTCGGGCTGCACGAGGGACAGCCGGCCTTCCTCGTGGAGCGCTACGACCCGGCCCACGTCGAACTGAAGGGGCTCTACGACCCCGAGCCCGGCGATGTCGGCATGCACTTCCTGACCGCCCCCACCAGCGCCCCGCTGCACGGGTTCAGCCTGGGCGTCCTCGTCACGGTCATGGACTTCCTCTTCTCCGACCCGGCGACCGCCCGGGTGGTCGTCGAGCCCGACGTACGCAACACGGCGGTGCACGCCCTGAACGAGGCGGTCGGCTTCGAGGTCGTGACCAGGATCGCCAAACCGGAGAAGGACGCCCTCCTCAGCGTCTGCACTCGCGAGCGGTACGAGGCGGCGCGCGCGGCCGTCGAAGGAGTGAGCGCACGATGA
- a CDS encoding pyridoxal phosphate-dependent decarboxylase family protein, translated as MSLLAPRSQLLNDLNAEAYRRSVAEGVERVAERLAGTARPFTGVAPDQLAPHITAVDLDRPLYDSAAALDELDALYLRDAVYFHHPRYLAHLNCPVVIPALVGEAVLSAVNSSLDTWDQSAGGTLIERRLIDWTTERIGLGEAADGVFTSGGTQSNLHALLLAREEAKAHPNRLRIFASDVSHFSVRKAAKLLGLGPEAVVAIPCDRDKRLQTVALANELERCAADGLVPMAVVATAGTTDFGSIDPLPEVARLAESYGTWMHVDAAYGCGLLASPTRRSLLDGIEHADSVTVDYHKSFFQPVSSSAVLVKDAATLRHATYHADYLNPRRMADERIPNQVDKSLQTTRRFDALKLWMTLRVMGADGIGRLFDEVCDLTARAWRILACDPRYDVVVEPALSTLVFRYIPDSVTDPARIDRANLYARKALFASGDAVVAGTTVGGRHFLKFTLLNPETTTDDISAVLDLVAGHAEQFLGDRLVHAS; from the coding sequence ATGAGTCTCCTCGCCCCCAGGTCCCAGCTGCTCAACGACCTGAACGCGGAGGCCTACCGCCGCTCCGTCGCCGAAGGCGTGGAGCGCGTGGCGGAGAGACTGGCCGGCACGGCACGACCCTTCACCGGCGTCGCCCCCGACCAGCTCGCCCCCCACATCACCGCGGTCGACCTCGACCGGCCCCTGTACGACAGCGCGGCCGCCCTCGACGAGCTGGACGCGCTCTACCTGCGCGACGCCGTCTACTTCCACCACCCGCGCTATCTCGCCCACCTCAACTGCCCCGTGGTGATCCCCGCCCTCGTGGGTGAGGCCGTGCTCTCCGCCGTCAACTCCTCCCTCGACACCTGGGACCAGTCGGCGGGCGGCACCCTCATCGAGCGCAGGCTGATCGACTGGACCACGGAGCGCATCGGCCTGGGTGAGGCGGCGGACGGTGTCTTCACCAGTGGCGGCACCCAGTCCAACCTCCACGCGCTGCTGCTCGCCAGGGAGGAGGCCAAGGCCCACCCGAACCGACTGCGGATCTTCGCCTCCGACGTGAGTCACTTCAGCGTAAGGAAGGCGGCGAAACTGCTGGGTCTCGGCCCCGAAGCCGTGGTCGCGATCCCGTGCGACCGAGACAAGCGGCTCCAGACCGTGGCCCTCGCCAACGAGCTGGAGCGTTGCGCGGCCGACGGCCTCGTGCCCATGGCCGTCGTCGCCACGGCGGGCACCACGGACTTCGGTTCGATCGACCCGCTGCCCGAGGTGGCCCGCCTCGCCGAGAGTTACGGCACGTGGATGCATGTCGACGCGGCCTACGGCTGCGGGCTGCTCGCCTCCCCCACCCGCAGGTCCCTGCTGGACGGTATCGAGCACGCCGACTCGGTCACCGTCGACTACCACAAGTCCTTCTTCCAGCCGGTCAGTTCCTCCGCCGTACTGGTGAAGGACGCGGCGACGCTGCGGCACGCGACCTACCATGCGGACTACCTCAACCCGCGCAGGATGGCCGACGAGCGCATCCCCAACCAGGTCGACAAGTCCCTTCAGACCACCCGCAGGTTTGACGCGCTGAAACTGTGGATGACCCTGCGGGTGATGGGCGCGGACGGCATCGGCAGGCTCTTCGACGAGGTATGCGACCTGACCGCGCGGGCGTGGAGGATACTCGCCTGCGACCCGCGCTACGACGTGGTGGTGGAGCCCGCGCTCTCCACGCTCGTCTTCCGTTACATCCCCGACTCGGTCACCGATCCCGCCCGGATCGACCGCGCCAACCTCTACGCGCGCAAGGCGCTCTTCGCCTCGGGTGACGCGGTGGTGGCGGGCACCACGGTCGGCGGGCGCCATTTCCTCAAGTTCACCCTGCTCAACCCCGAGACGACCACGGACGACATCAGCGCCGTGCTCGACCTCGTCGCGGGCCATGCCGAACAGTTCCTGGGAGACCGTCTTGTCCACGCCTCATGA
- a CDS encoding ABC transporter substrate-binding protein, protein MPDVRGKMPSRRGVLAVGGAVGAGAVLAACGGSDSDDSGKVGSGKGAGSGAWSFKDDRGTTAKKDSVPRNIVAFTGVAAALHDYGVEVTGVFGPTKTKSGKPDVQAGDLDISKVEIIGNEWGQFNIEKYAALQPDVLVSTMFDDKGTLWYVPDESKDKIAKLAPSVGISVYDRKLTQPLQRLLDLAQSLGADVRSTKVTSAKKRFETAAERLREAAKSRPEIKVLVGSASQEIFYVSGTALSADLEYFKSLGVNFIEPPASAKKASGGWFENLSWENVDKYGADIIMMDDRTSAIQPSALDSSKPTWKKLPAVRAHQVIPRSAEPIYSYDKCAPILDDLAEAIEKAKKVRS, encoded by the coding sequence ATGCCAGATGTCCGCGGAAAAATGCCCTCCCGTCGCGGTGTCCTCGCCGTGGGCGGTGCCGTCGGCGCCGGCGCCGTGCTGGCGGCCTGCGGCGGCAGCGACTCCGACGACAGCGGGAAGGTCGGCTCTGGCAAGGGCGCGGGGTCCGGCGCCTGGAGTTTCAAGGACGACCGGGGCACCACCGCGAAGAAGGACTCCGTCCCGAGGAACATCGTGGCCTTCACCGGTGTCGCCGCCGCACTCCACGACTACGGCGTCGAGGTCACGGGCGTGTTCGGCCCCACGAAGACCAAGAGCGGCAAACCCGACGTGCAGGCGGGTGACCTCGACATCAGCAAGGTCGAGATCATCGGCAACGAGTGGGGCCAGTTCAACATCGAGAAGTACGCGGCGCTCCAGCCCGATGTCCTGGTCTCCACCATGTTCGATGACAAGGGCACCCTCTGGTACGTCCCTGACGAGTCCAAGGACAAGATCGCCAAGCTGGCCCCGAGCGTCGGCATCAGCGTCTACGACCGGAAGCTGACCCAGCCCCTTCAGCGTCTGCTCGATCTCGCTCAGTCGCTGGGCGCCGATGTGAGGTCCACCAAGGTGACCTCGGCGAAGAAGCGGTTCGAGACGGCGGCGGAGCGGCTGCGCGAGGCGGCCAAGTCACGCCCCGAGATCAAGGTGCTCGTCGGCTCAGCGAGCCAGGAGATCTTCTACGTCTCCGGCACCGCGCTCTCCGCCGACCTGGAGTACTTCAAGTCCCTCGGCGTCAACTTCATCGAGCCCCCGGCCTCGGCCAAGAAGGCGAGCGGCGGCTGGTTCGAGAACCTGAGCTGGGAGAACGTCGACAAGTACGGCGCCGACATCATCATGATGGACGACCGCACCTCGGCGATCCAGCCGTCCGCACTCGACTCGTCCAAGCCCACCTGGAAGAAGCTGCCCGCCGTCCGGGCCCACCAGGTCATCCCGCGCTCGGCGGAACCCATCTACTCGTACGACAAGTGCGCGCCGATCCTCGACGACCTCGCCGAAGCGATCGAGAAGGCGAAGAAGGTCCGCAGCTGA
- a CDS encoding acyl-CoA dehydrogenase family protein, protein MSLDHRLSAEHEELRRTVEAFAHDVVAPKIGDFYERHAFPYEIIAEMGRMGLFGLPFPEEYGGMGGDYLALGIALEELARVDSSVAITLEAGVSLGAMPLHLFGTEEQKRAWLPGMCSGEILGAFGLTEPDGGSDAGGTRTTARLDEASGEWVINGSKCFITNSGTDITGLVTVTAVTGRKENGAPRISAIIVPSGTPGFTVAAPYSKVGWNASDTRELSFADVRVPAANLLGEEGRGYAQFLRILDEGRVAIAALSTGLAQGCVDESVAYAKERKAFGRPIGANQAIQFKIADMEMKAHTSRLAWHDAASRLVTGEPFKKEAALAKLYSSTVAVDNAREATQIHGGYGFMNEYPVARMWRDSKILEIGEGTSEVQRMLIARELGLPTAGQ, encoded by the coding sequence ATGTCGCTGGACCACCGGCTCTCCGCAGAACACGAGGAACTGCGCCGCACGGTCGAGGCGTTCGCCCACGACGTGGTGGCGCCCAAGATCGGCGACTTCTACGAACGCCACGCGTTCCCGTACGAGATCATCGCCGAGATGGGACGTATGGGTCTGTTCGGGCTGCCGTTCCCCGAGGAGTACGGCGGGATGGGCGGGGACTATCTGGCCCTGGGTATCGCCCTGGAGGAGTTGGCCCGGGTCGACTCGTCGGTCGCGATCACACTGGAGGCGGGTGTCTCGCTCGGTGCGATGCCGCTGCACCTGTTCGGCACGGAGGAGCAGAAGCGCGCCTGGCTGCCGGGGATGTGCTCGGGCGAGATCCTGGGCGCCTTCGGCCTCACGGAACCCGACGGCGGCTCGGACGCGGGCGGCACGCGGACCACGGCCCGGCTGGACGAGGCAAGCGGCGAATGGGTCATCAACGGTTCGAAGTGCTTCATCACCAACTCGGGCACGGACATCACGGGCCTGGTCACGGTCACCGCGGTCACGGGCCGCAAGGAGAACGGCGCCCCGCGCATCTCGGCGATCATCGTGCCTTCAGGCACACCGGGTTTCACGGTGGCCGCCCCCTACTCCAAGGTCGGCTGGAACGCCTCGGACACCAGGGAACTGTCGTTCGCCGATGTCCGGGTGCCGGCCGCCAATCTGCTGGGTGAGGAGGGCCGCGGCTACGCCCAGTTCCTGCGGATCCTCGACGAGGGCAGAGTCGCGATCGCCGCGCTGTCGACGGGACTCGCGCAGGGCTGCGTGGACGAGTCAGTGGCGTACGCGAAGGAGCGGAAGGCCTTCGGGCGGCCGATCGGTGCCAATCAGGCGATCCAGTTCAAGATCGCGGACATGGAGATGAAGGCCCACACCTCGCGCCTCGCGTGGCATGACGCGGCCTCGCGGCTGGTCACGGGCGAACCGTTCAAGAAGGAGGCGGCGCTCGCCAAGCTGTACTCGTCGACGGTCGCCGTCGACAACGCCAGGGAAGCCACCCAGATCCACGGCGGCTACGGCTTCATGAACGAGTATCCGGTGGCCCGTATGTGGCGCGACTCCAAGATCCTGGAAATCGGCGAGGGCACGAGCGAGGTCCAGCGCATGCTGATCGCCCGCGAACTGGGACTGCCGACCGCCGGGCAGTAG
- a CDS encoding FadR/GntR family transcriptional regulator, whose product MNDISAPRTPRTPRRTASLSAQLVDSLRSHIETGGWPVGTRIPPEQTLIEELGVGRSTLREALGALVHLGMLEARVGDGTYVRASSELQSVMVRRASSAQRDNVLELRTVLEEYASGTAALRRSEEQLGQLRELLADADEAAIGEDLSAARSVDALFHRAVVRASGNDLLIEVYDYLGTALTSSLGGLPWDAEGAEEHAHLHTRLVNAIEAKDQSGARTAAAAIVQLTRDHETETPRPTDGRQ is encoded by the coding sequence ATGAACGACATCAGCGCACCGCGCACACCACGCACGCCGCGCAGGACCGCGAGTCTGTCCGCGCAGCTCGTGGACAGTCTTCGCTCGCACATTGAGACGGGTGGGTGGCCGGTGGGCACGCGGATTCCGCCGGAGCAGACGCTCATCGAGGAGCTCGGGGTGGGCCGCAGCACGCTGCGGGAGGCGCTGGGCGCTCTTGTGCACCTGGGGATGTTGGAAGCCCGGGTTGGCGACGGCACCTACGTCCGCGCGTCGAGCGAACTCCAGTCGGTCATGGTGCGGCGGGCGAGCTCCGCGCAGCGGGACAACGTCCTCGAACTGCGTACCGTCCTTGAGGAGTACGCATCGGGGACCGCCGCCCTGCGCCGCAGCGAGGAACAGCTCGGCCAACTGAGGGAGTTGCTGGCCGACGCCGACGAGGCCGCTATCGGTGAGGACTTGTCCGCGGCCAGGAGTGTCGACGCGTTGTTCCACCGGGCCGTCGTCCGGGCCAGCGGGAACGATCTCCTGATCGAGGTGTACGACTACCTCGGCACGGCCCTCACCTCCTCCCTGGGAGGTCTGCCCTGGGACGCCGAGGGCGCCGAGGAGCACGCCCACTTGCACACGCGACTCGTCAACGCGATCGAGGCCAAGGACCAGAGCGGCGCCCGTACCGCGGCGGCTGCGATCGTCCAGCTCACCCGCGACCACGAGACCGAGACACCCCGACCGACGGACGGACGACAGTGA
- a CDS encoding IucA/IucC family protein, translating to MSLSDAVDHLSPELWARANRLLVRKALAEFTHERLLTPEPLGGGRYEVRSDDGGVAYRFDAQVLALDHWQIRTESITRHRTEAGEGSADGEPPLDCLDFCVELRGTLGLTDAILPVYLEEISSTLSGTCFKLSQKHVTSAELARSGFQEIETGMTEGHPCFVANNGRLGFGVHEYLSYAPEAASPVRLVWLAARRDRAAFTAGVGVDYESLLRGELGEATLDRFAETLRAQGLDPDAYLLMPVHPWQWWNKLSVTFAAELANRRLVCLGEGGDDYLAQQSIRTFFNITDPAKPYVKTALSVLNMGFMRGLSAAYMEATPAINDWLARLIDSDGTLRSSGLSVLREKAAVGYRHLQYEAATDRYSPYRKMLAALWRESPVPRLAEGERLATMASLLHTDREGASFAGALVDESGLSPREWLRPYLKAYLTPLLHSFYAYDLVFMPHGENVILVIEDGVVRRAIFKDIAEEIAVMDTEAVLPPAVERIRVDVPDDKKLLSILTDVFDCFFRFLNAILVGEGRITQDAFWAEVARCVREYQEARPELADKFARYDMFAPRFGLSCLNRLQLRDNAQMVDLADPSGALQLVGELRNPIAPHRAA from the coding sequence ATGAGCCTGTCCGACGCCGTCGACCACCTCTCCCCCGAGCTGTGGGCGCGGGCCAACCGGCTGCTGGTGCGCAAGGCACTCGCGGAGTTCACCCACGAACGGCTGCTCACCCCCGAGCCGCTGGGCGGGGGCCGCTACGAGGTGCGCTCCGACGACGGCGGGGTCGCCTACCGGTTCGACGCCCAGGTGCTGGCCCTCGACCACTGGCAGATCCGCACCGAGTCGATCACCCGCCACCGTACGGAGGCCGGAGAGGGATCAGCGGACGGCGAACCGCCTCTGGACTGCCTCGACTTCTGCGTCGAACTGCGCGGAACCCTCGGCCTCACCGACGCGATCCTGCCGGTGTACCTGGAGGAGATCTCCTCGACACTCTCCGGCACCTGCTTCAAACTCTCCCAGAAGCATGTGACCTCGGCCGAGTTGGCCCGCTCCGGCTTCCAGGAGATCGAGACGGGCATGACCGAGGGCCACCCGTGTTTCGTGGCCAACAACGGCAGGCTCGGCTTCGGCGTCCACGAGTACCTCTCGTACGCGCCCGAGGCGGCGAGCCCGGTCCGGCTGGTGTGGCTGGCCGCGCGGCGCGACCGGGCCGCGTTCACGGCGGGCGTCGGTGTCGACTACGAGTCGCTGCTGCGGGGCGAGTTGGGCGAGGCGACCCTCGACAGGTTCGCGGAGACCCTGCGCGCCCAGGGCCTCGACCCTGACGCCTATCTGCTGATGCCGGTCCACCCCTGGCAGTGGTGGAACAAACTCTCCGTGACCTTCGCGGCGGAGCTGGCGAACCGGCGTCTCGTCTGCCTGGGCGAGGGCGGCGACGACTACCTGGCCCAGCAGTCCATCAGGACGTTCTTCAACATCACCGACCCCGCGAAGCCCTACGTCAAGACCGCCCTCTCCGTCCTCAACATGGGCTTCATGCGCGGGCTTTCCGCCGCCTACATGGAGGCGACCCCGGCGATCAACGACTGGCTCGCGCGGCTCATCGACAGCGACGGGACGCTCCGCTCCAGCGGGCTGAGCGTCCTCCGCGAAAAGGCCGCCGTCGGCTACCGCCACCTCCAGTACGAGGCGGCCACCGACCGCTACTCCCCCTACCGCAAGATGCTCGCCGCGCTCTGGCGGGAGAGCCCCGTACCCCGCCTGGCGGAGGGCGAGCGTCTCGCCACCATGGCTTCGCTGCTCCACACCGACCGGGAGGGCGCCTCCTTCGCGGGCGCGCTCGTCGACGAGTCGGGGCTGAGCCCCCGCGAGTGGCTCCGCCCCTACCTGAAGGCGTACCTGACCCCTCTGCTGCACAGCTTCTACGCCTACGACCTGGTCTTCATGCCGCACGGTGAGAACGTCATCCTCGTCATCGAGGACGGGGTGGTGCGGCGCGCGATCTTCAAGGACATCGCCGAGGAGATAGCCGTCATGGACACGGAGGCGGTGCTGCCGCCCGCCGTCGAACGCATCCGCGTGGACGTCCCCGACGACAAGAAACTCCTGTCGATCCTCACCGACGTCTTCGACTGCTTCTTCAGGTTCCTGAACGCGATCCTGGTCGGCGAGGGCCGCATCACGCAGGACGCGTTCTGGGCGGAGGTCGCCCGGTGCGTACGCGAGTACCAGGAGGCCAGGCCCGAGCTGGCCGACAAGTTCGCGAGGTACGACATGTTCGCCCCGCGGTTCGGCCTGTCCTGCCTCAACCGCCTCCAGCTGCGCGACAACGCCCAGATGGTCGACCTGGCCGACCCGTCGGGTGCGCTGCAACTCGTGGGCGAACTGCGCAATCCGATAGCGCCCCACAGGGCGGCGTAG
- a CDS encoding MarR family winged helix-turn-helix transcriptional regulator yields MDDRQLTEELHDYLFAIRTRMHVELRELARESGLTDTQTDALWRLSRGREMTARRLADLLRCDASTATSMIDRLEKRGLVCRVPHPTDRRAKVIQLTPEGCALRDRVLQHTTERSPFALLDHESRLRLHTLLREVTEGPRRAGEAIQVKDTAATDSKDTAAAEEKQR; encoded by the coding sequence ATGGATGATCGGCAGCTGACCGAAGAACTACATGACTACCTGTTCGCGATCCGCACCCGGATGCACGTCGAGCTGCGGGAGTTGGCCAGGGAATCGGGGCTGACCGACACGCAGACCGACGCGCTGTGGAGGCTGAGCCGCGGGCGGGAGATGACCGCGCGCCGACTGGCCGACCTCTTGCGGTGCGACGCCTCGACCGCCACGTCGATGATCGACCGGCTGGAGAAGCGCGGCCTGGTCTGCCGGGTGCCCCACCCCACCGACCGCCGCGCGAAGGTCATCCAGCTCACCCCCGAGGGATGCGCGCTGCGCGACCGCGTCCTCCAACACACCACAGAACGCTCGCCCTTCGCCCTCCTCGACCACGAGAGCAGGCTGCGTCTGCACACGCTTCTCCGCGAAGTGACCGAAGGGCCCCGCCGGGCAGGGGAGGCCATCCAGGTCAAGGACACCGCGGCGACAGACAGCAAGGACACCGCGGCAGCCGAGGAGAAGCAGCGATGA